A single window of Anser cygnoides isolate HZ-2024a breed goose chromosome 12, Taihu_goose_T2T_genome, whole genome shotgun sequence DNA harbors:
- the CIDEC gene encoding lipid transferase CIDEC, which yields MDYAKSLSLRLAAPVSKCVSASASMTQQLLLSPAPRPRPFRVCNWDRSLRKGIMAQSLAELLRQAQSALLAPGPVSLVLDEDGTAVETEAFFRTLEEGAVLMALSKGQAWSAPKTPGYQLSLSRKPPRRIDVACITFDLYKTSPRDLGCLNVKATLYGTYSMSYDLRCRGAKRLVKEALRWVLFTMQAAGHVLLGTSCYMEQLLDATEEHKEDEERSPALPRALPRSLPPPPPKKTPQ from the exons ATGGATTACGCCAAGTCCCTGAGCTTGCGCCTGGCCGCCCCCGTCTCCAA GTGCGTCTCCGCCAGCGCCTCCATgacccagcagctgctgctgagcccggccccgcggccccgacCCTTTCGGGTGTGCAACTGGGACCGCAGCCTGCGCAAGGGCATCATGGCCCAGAGCCTCGCCGAGCTGCTGCGCCAG GCTCAGAGCGCCCTGCTGGCCCCCGGCCCCGTCTCCCTGGTCCTGGACGAGGACGGCACGGCGGTGGAGACGGAGGCTTTCTTCCGCACGCTGGAGGAGGGCGCGGTGCTGATGGCGCTGAGCAAGGGGCAGGCGTGGTCTGCCCCCAAG ACCCCCGGCTACCAGCTGAGCCTGTCCCGCAAGCCCCCCCGGAGGATCGACGTGGCCTGCATCACTTTCGACCTCTACAAAACCAGCCCGCGGGACCTGGGCTGCCTCAACGTCAAAGCCACGCTCTACGGCACCTACAGCATGTCCTACGACCTGCGCTGCCGCGGGGCCAAGCGCCTCGTCAA GGAAGCCCTGCGCTGGGTGCTCTTCACCATGCAGGCTGCGGGCCACGTGCTGCTGGGCACCTCCTGCTACATGGAGCAGCTCCTGGACGCCACCGAGGAGCACAAGGAGGACGAGGAGAggagcccggcgctgccccgcgccctgccccgcagcctccccccgccgccccccaaGAAGACCCCGCAGTga
- the ZFPM1 gene encoding LOW QUALITY PROTEIN: zinc finger protein ZFPM1 (The sequence of the model RefSeq protein was modified relative to this genomic sequence to represent the inferred CDS: deleted 1 base in 1 codon), translating to MSRRKQSNPRQIKRSLGAMEEGEDAPAGQKSPSEREGAASDREGSAERDASSPPSSEEAESKDVPESPKEPEKPDPGENPQEPNSWNGPDELELAVRDGEQRVRARRSLPEGFSWGPFQGSIHSEPASPGHGETQSPPVTLVLGDESCWLSRLPLVPGEPDANAVIYRKDEAVWCRTTRAVREDEPVCAFVVAEPPAIPSQALKAEPGDSPYPAALHSDIQLLPQQAGMAAILATAVVNKDVFPCKDCGIWYRSERNLQAHLMYYCASRQSSGSPAVDEKPKETYPNERVCPFPQCKKSCPSASSLEIHMRSHSGERPFVCLICLSAFTTKANCERHLKVHTDTLNGVCHSCGFISTTRDILYSHLVTNHMICQPGSKGEVYSPAPALPNAKPLTPGLSQPNNPPVLKCSLPAFLPEGLPALPQHVVLHGPLPAVLPGPDAPPQPASPPDAATGPPASEVQNGEVRAPAGEGPSSSSSSSSSSSSGEPVRIKEEPADSPLSEAEAPKSGEGAGSPGSEPEAGSRASSPRSLPAGKVKSELASPTPGSSPVPSEPGTGTAGGTVFLPQYLFGHEAAAVVPQASEILAKMSELVHSRLKQGHGAVPPALFTGTPVPKGATCFECEITFNNINNYYVHKRLYCSSRHLAEDSPPGVRKLKPPPGAPKGPAAPGTLLAPPPGEGQGPPAGDGDGGRAATPPPAAPPEEGKAGSPEAEAASGRCSEDSQSPGSSAGDEGDEDPSKTLCEACNIRFSRHETYVVHKRFYCASRHDPPLRRPGLTKVPFLPQPPRTRKRRKLYEIHGAEPAPPAAPEPKAPGAAPSPSSSPDADGPIDLSKKPRRRGEPAPAPLLPLADYHECTACRISFNSLDSYLAHKKYSCPATPLQPGALEHLQKIKGAVPAVLKGGRSPDGAGEGEKTAPTGSPGGPPKALALPPAYPGASGGDSLQRYPKGAKVPLSVCPYCPLNGAVKGDLIEHFRNAHGLFVAKPVAAAGHGLPDTPTPGGGGGGRTPEPPAASPPRPPAPPPRLRRDSFNGKEARDPPANGSPRPPASPRPPASPAAPEALREGPREPPTPPAYTDRGVQTPPAKAVASPVPNGNHRYCRLCNIKFSSLSTFIAHKKYYCSSHAAEHVK from the exons ATGAGCTGGAGCTGGCGGTGCGGGATGGGGAGCAGCGGGTGCGAGCCCGCCGGAGCCTCCCCGAGGGCTTCTCCTGGGGCCCTTTCCAGGGCAGCATCCACAGCGAGCCGGCATCGCCAGGGCACGGCGAGACG CAGAGCCCGCCCGTGACGCTGGTGCTGGGGGAcgagagctgctggctgtcccgcCTGCCCCTCGTGCCCGGAGAGCCCGACGCCAACGCCGTCATCTACAGGAAAG ATGAAGCCGTGTGGTGCAGGACCACGCGCGCCGTGCGGGAGGACGAGCCCGTGTGCGCCTTCGTGGTGGCCGAGCCGCCGGCCATCCCCAGCCAGGCGCTGAAAGCGGAGCCCGGCGACTCGCCCTACCCGGCCGCGCTGCACTCCGACatccagctgctgccccagcaggcCGGCATGGCCGCCATCCTGGCCACCGCCGTGGTCAACA AGGACGTCTTCCCGTGCAAGGACTGCGGGATCTGGTACCGGAGTGAGCGCAACCTGCAAGCCCACCTGATGTACTACTGCGCCAGCCGGCAGAGCTCGGGCTCGCCCGCCGTGGACGAGAAGCCCAAGGAGACGTACCCCAACGAGCGCGTCTGCCCCTTCCCGCAGTGCAAGAAGAGCTGCCCCAGCGCCAGCTCCCTGGAAATCCACATGCGGAGCCACAGCG GGGAGCGGCCGTTCGTCTGCCTGATCTGCCTGTCCGCGTTCACCACCAAAGCCAACTGCGAGCGGCACCTGAAGGTGCACACCGACACCCTCAACG GCGTCTGCCACAGCTGCGGCTTCATCTCCACCACGCGGGACATCCTCTACAGCCACCTGGTCACCAACCACATGATTTGCCAGCCGGGCTCCAAGGGAGAGGTGTACTCGCCAGCACCGGCGCTGCCCAACGCCAAACCCCTCACCCCCG GGCTGAGCCAGCCGAACAACCCGCCCGTGCTGAAGTGCAGCCTGCCGGCCTTCCTGCCCGaggggctgccagccctgccgcAGCACGTGGTGCTGCACGGCCCCCTGCCCGCCGTCCTGCCCGGCCCCGacgcccccccgcagcccgcaTCGCCCCCCGACGCCGCAACGGGGCCCCCAGCCTCCGAGGTGCAGAACGGCGAGGTCAGAGCCCCTGCTGGCGAAGggccgtcctcctcctcctcctcttcctcctcttcctcctccggCGAGCCCGTCCGCATCAAGGAGGAGCCCGCCGACAGCCCGCTGAGCGAGGCGGAGGCACCGAAaagcggggagggggccggcagccccggctcGGAGCCAGAAGCCGGCTCCCGAGCCTCgtccccccgcagcctccccgcgGGGAAGGTGAAGTCGGAGCTGGCCAGCCCCACGCCAGGCtccagccccgtgcccagcgAGCCGGGGACGGGCACGGCAGGCGGCACCGTCTTCCTGCCCCAGTACCTCTTCGGCCACGAGGCCGCCGCGGTGGTGCCGCAGGCGTCGGAGATCCTGGCGAAGATGTCGGAGCTGGTGCACAGCCGGCTGAAGCAGGGCCACGGTGCGGTGCCGCCCGCCCTCTTCACCGGCACACCGGTGCCCAAAGGCGCCACGTGCTTCGAGTGCGAGATCACCTTCAACAACATCAACAACTACTACGTGCACAAGCGCCTCTACTGCTCCAGCCGGCACCTGGCCGAGGACAGCCCCCCCGGCGTGCGCAAGCTCAAACCCCCGCCCGGGGCACCCAAgggtcccgcagccccggggacgCTGCTGGCCCCTCCGCCGGGCGAGGGGCAGGGGCCGCCCgcgggggacggggacgggggccGCGCCGCCAcgccgccgccggcagcccccccggAGGAGGGCAAAGCGGGGTCCCCCGAGGCGGAGGCGGCGTCGGGGCGGTGCAGCGAGGACAGCCAGAGCCCCGGCAGCTCAGCGGGGGACGAGGGGGACGAGGACCCCAGCAAGACGCTGTGCGAGGCGTGCAACATCCGCTTCAGCCGCCACGAGACCTACGTGGTGCACAAGCGCTTCTACTGCGCCTCGCGCCACGACCCGCCGCTGCGCCGCCCCGGCCTCACCAAGgtccccttcctgccccagcccccccgcacCCGCAAACGCCGCAAGCTCTACGAGATCCACGGGGCCGAGCCGGCGCCTCCTGCAGCGCCCGAGCCCAAGGCACCGGGGGCCGCCCCGtcgcccagctccagccccgaCGCCGACGGCCCCATCGACCTGAGCAAGAAGCCGCGGCGGCGAGGCGAGCCcgcgccggccccgctgctgccgctgGCCGACTACCACGAGTGCACCGCCTGCCGCATCAGCTTCAACAGCCTCGACAGCTACCTGGCCCACAAGAAGTACTCGTGCCCCGCCACCCCGCTGCAGCCCGGCGCCCTGGAGCACCTGCAGAAGATCAAGGGGGCCGTGCCCGCCGTGCTCAAGGGTGGCCGCAGCCCCGACGGCGCCGGCGAAGGGGAGAAGACGGCGCCgacggggagccccgggggtccccccaaGGCGCTGGCTCTGCCGCCCGCCTACCCCGGGGCATCGGGGGGGGACTCGCTGCAGCGGTACCCCAAGGGTGCCAAGGTGCCCCTCTCCGTCTGCCCCTACTGCCCGCTCAACGGGGCCGTCAAGGGAGACCTCATCGAGCACTTCCGAAACGCCCACGGGCTCTTCGTGGCCAAACCGGTGGCGGCGGCCGGGCACGGGCTCCCCGATACCCCAACGCCcggaggggggggcggcggcaggacgcccgagccccccgccgcttcgcccccccgcccgcccgctcccccc ccccgcctccgcCGGGACAGCTTCAACGGCAAGGAGGCTCGGGACCCCCCCGCCaacggcagcccccggccccccgcctcgccccggccccccgcttCGCCCGCCGCCCCCGAGGCGCTGCGGGAGGGGCCCCGCGagccccccacgccccccgccTACACGGACAGGGGGGTGCAGACCCCCCCGGCCAAGGCGGTGGCCAGCCCCGTGCCCAACGGCAACCACAGGTACTGTCGCCTCTGCAACATCAAGTTCAGCAGCCTCTCCACCTTCATCGCGCACAAGAAGTACTACTGCTCGTCCCACGCGGCCGAGCACGTCAAGTAA